Part of the Syntrophobacterales bacterium genome is shown below.
TAGCATGCCAAGCGGTCAAACCGCAACCGATATTTTCCCTCAAACCACCAGCCCGCCAGCCTGCTTTAGAAAAACACCTCTGCCTGTCGTAAAAATGGTCCCCACTCAAAAACGGGCACAATAATCAGCATTTCTTGGAAAAAGGGGTTCATCCGGTTATTGCATAACTTCCTGTAAGTGAGCATCCGACAATTCTTGCAGAAAACATTGGACATGTTTTCAGAGAATACCTGATGAGTTCAAATGCCATTCATCAGACTCAAGAAACCTTTGCTTACCCGTGATTTTCTCTTGACAAGCGTAACCCTCTTGGTTACAGTACCAGCCATGATAAAGTCTTTTATCCATAAAGGCCTGGAAGATTTTTTCTACGATGGAACTCGTAAAGGCATACAAGCCAAGCATGCTTCCAAACTGGTGGCGATATTGGATAGGCTTGATGCGGCAAATGAAATCAAGGATACGAACTACCCCGGCTCCGGCCTTCATCTGATTCCCAAAACGAAGGGGCGCTGGTCGATAAAGGTCTCCGGTAACTGGCGTTTGACGTTTGAATTCAAGAATGGAGAAGCACTGAACGTAGACGTCGAAGACTATCATTGAAAGGGACTATTATGCGAACACGAAAACGACCGCCGTCTCATCCGGGATCGATTCTCAAGCTTCATTACCTAGACCCG
Proteins encoded:
- a CDS encoding type II toxin-antitoxin system RelE/ParE family toxin, producing the protein MIKSFIHKGLEDFFYDGTRKGIQAKHASKLVAILDRLDAANEIKDTNYPGSGLHLIPKTKGRWSIKVSGNWRLTFEFKNGEALNVDVEDYH